In Acidobacteriota bacterium, one genomic interval encodes:
- the tmk gene encoding dTMP kinase: MTPRGRFVTLEGVEGGGKSTLLRNLLGWAEDRGIPCVVTREPGGTPFGAELRRILLDPEGPRRAPEAELLLYLADRFQDVTEKVLPAVESGAWAICDRYHDATVAYQGHARGLDLGMIRELARALRLPVPDLTILVDVDPAISLPRAIRRNRTVEGGEKESRFEAESLAFHRRVRAGYLDIAAREPERFFTVDGALPPEQVFRAAAGRLASLLGAPGGCP, from the coding sequence ATGACCCCCCGGGGCCGGTTCGTCACGCTGGAAGGGGTCGAGGGCGGCGGCAAGTCCACGCTGCTCCGGAACCTCCTCGGCTGGGCCGAAGACCGGGGAATCCCCTGCGTCGTCACCCGGGAGCCGGGCGGGACCCCGTTCGGGGCCGAGCTCCGCCGCATCCTCCTGGACCCCGAGGGCCCCCGGCGGGCCCCCGAGGCCGAGTTGCTCCTCTACCTGGCCGATCGTTTCCAGGACGTGACGGAGAAGGTGCTCCCCGCGGTCGAGAGCGGCGCCTGGGCCATCTGCGACCGTTACCACGACGCCACCGTCGCCTACCAGGGCCACGCGCGGGGGCTGGACCTCGGCATGATCCGGGAGCTGGCCCGGGCCCTGCGCCTCCCCGTCCCCGACCTGACCATCCTGGTGGACGTGGACCCCGCCATTTCGCTGCCGCGCGCGATCCGGCGGAACCGGACCGTGGAGGGGGGGGAGAAGGAGAGCCGGTTCGAGGCGGAGAGCCTGGCCTTCCACCGGCGGGTGCGGGCCGGCTACCTGGACATCGCGGCGCGCGAACCGGAGCGCTTCTTCACGGTGGACGGCGCCCTGCCCCCCGAACAGGTCTTCCGGGCCGCCGCCGGGCGGCTCGCGTCCCTTCTCGGGGCGCCGGGGGGGTGCCCGTGA
- the holB gene encoding DNA polymerase III subunit delta' produces MKDFIGNKAVRLFLDHSLRRQALAHAFIFSGPEGIGKKKLALALAKAIHCRGGQEGLNSCGVCAPCRKIESGAHPDVQVITPETKAFKIDQIRHIIQDIYFQPFEGPMRVFILDDADRMTEEAANCLLKTLEEPPEKSVLVLITTNIYALLPTIQSRGQVLKFLPIPSREIEHYLRVRHDVAPEHALVAARLSQGSVGNALRMPIQTFEQYQKLAFSLFEHMVEGDDASVSTLAAQVTSRPDFDLFLHIFISVLRDLVIMECFREESQHLLHRGWLESLLKIRKGLTLEQVHDLLRESGEFYRKRHLNVRTDIFFLNLLLKHRGGLHKDRRP; encoded by the coding sequence GTGAAGGACTTCATCGGGAACAAGGCGGTCCGGCTCTTCCTCGACCACTCGCTCCGGCGGCAGGCGCTGGCCCACGCCTTCATCTTCTCCGGCCCCGAGGGGATCGGGAAGAAGAAGCTGGCGCTGGCCCTCGCGAAGGCCATCCACTGCCGCGGAGGCCAGGAGGGGCTCAACAGTTGCGGCGTCTGCGCCCCCTGCCGGAAAATCGAGTCGGGAGCCCACCCGGACGTGCAGGTGATCACACCCGAGACCAAGGCCTTCAAGATCGACCAGATCCGTCATATCATCCAGGACATCTACTTCCAGCCCTTCGAAGGGCCCATGCGGGTCTTCATCCTCGACGACGCCGACCGGATGACCGAGGAGGCCGCCAACTGCCTGTTGAAAACCCTGGAGGAGCCCCCCGAGAAGAGCGTCCTCGTCCTGATCACCACCAACATCTACGCCCTGCTCCCCACCATCCAGTCGCGGGGGCAGGTGCTCAAGTTCCTGCCCATCCCCTCCCGGGAGATCGAACACTACCTGCGGGTCCGTCACGACGTGGCGCCCGAGCACGCCCTGGTGGCCGCCCGCCTGAGCCAGGGGAGCGTCGGGAACGCCCTCCGGATGCCGATCCAGACCTTCGAGCAATACCAGAAGCTCGCTTTCAGCCTCTTCGAGCACATGGTGGAGGGGGACGACGCTTCCGTCAGCACGCTGGCGGCCCAGGTCACCAGCCGGCCGGATTTCGACCTCTTCCTCCACATTTTCATTTCCGTGCTGAGGGACTTGGTTATAATGGAGTGTTTTCGGGAGGAGAGCCAGCACCTGCTTCACCGGGGGTGGCTGGAATCCCTCCTGAAGATCCGCAAGGGGCTGACCCTGGAGCAGGTGCACGACCTGCTCCGCGAGTCCGGGGAGTTCTACCGGAAACGCCACCTGAACGTGCGGACCGACATCTTCTTCCTGAACCTGCTGCTCAAGCATCGCGGCGGACTGCACAAGGACCGAAGGCCATGA
- a CDS encoding RNA chaperone Hfq, whose protein sequence is MVNRKLIRPSLADVSSTMSKFSMQGRKRVPPEQTHAENFYYVKQMNNKTPMVLRLSNGEEITGYIEWYDKDCLKINREGAPNLLVYKSAILYMFKVEEMPSHGEGARRSRRPAPDGNDY, encoded by the coding sequence ATGGTCAATCGTAAGCTGATTCGTCCCTCGCTGGCGGATGTTTCCTCCACCATGTCCAAGTTTTCCATGCAGGGACGAAAACGCGTGCCTCCCGAACAGACCCACGCGGAGAATTTCTACTACGTCAAGCAGATGAACAACAAGACCCCGATGGTGCTCCGGCTGAGCAACGGCGAGGAGATCACGGGGTACATCGAGTGGTACGACAAGGACTGCCTGAAGATCAACCGGGAGGGCGCCCCGAACCTCCTGGTGTACAAGTCCGCCATTCTCTACATGTTCAAGGTCGAGGAAATGCCGTCTCACGGGGAAGGCGCCCGGCGCTCCCGTCGCCCCGCCCCGGACGGGAACGACTACTGA
- the pdxA gene encoding 4-hydroxythreonine-4-phosphate dehydrogenase PdxA: MRRIIVTMGDPFGIGPEVTLKALTRLGALPPDTALAVFGDVASLLLSAPEDSLKSRLPILPGCTHANRLPDFSCVVDFSNVPDAGTFGREDASGGRACLDYLEAAVDAWRRGEAQGLVTAPISKRAIALAGSPFQGHTEMLAALTGAGKVLMAFHLPEFWTVLGTTHVSLRKAIEALTTDHLTEVIGMAHREIARFIPAPRIAVAGLNPHASEGGLMGEEEARVIEPAVRACRESGIPVSGPWPADSVFRAAMEGEFDVVVAHYHDQGLIPVKLLGFGRAVNVTLGLPFPRFSPAHGTAFDIAGDGVADPSGMLAALRLALDTRP, encoded by the coding sequence ATGCGCAGAATCATCGTGACCATGGGAGACCCCTTCGGCATCGGCCCCGAGGTCACCCTCAAGGCCCTCACCCGGCTGGGCGCCCTCCCGCCGGACACGGCCCTGGCCGTCTTCGGGGATGTCGCTTCCCTGCTGCTCTCGGCCCCGGAGGACAGCCTCAAGTCACGGCTTCCCATCCTCCCCGGCTGCACGCACGCCAACCGCCTCCCCGACTTTTCCTGCGTGGTGGATTTCTCCAATGTCCCCGACGCGGGGACGTTCGGCCGGGAAGACGCCTCGGGCGGGCGGGCCTGTCTGGACTACCTCGAGGCGGCCGTGGACGCCTGGCGGCGCGGCGAGGCCCAGGGCCTCGTGACCGCCCCCATCAGCAAGCGGGCCATCGCCCTGGCGGGATCCCCCTTCCAGGGGCACACGGAGATGCTGGCCGCCCTCACCGGCGCCGGCAAGGTCCTGATGGCCTTCCATCTCCCCGAATTCTGGACCGTCCTCGGCACCACCCACGTTTCGCTCCGGAAGGCCATCGAGGCCCTGACCACCGATCACCTCACGGAGGTCATCGGGATGGCGCACCGTGAAATCGCCCGCTTCATCCCCGCGCCGCGGATCGCCGTGGCCGGTCTCAACCCCCACGCGTCCGAGGGGGGGTTGATGGGGGAGGAGGAGGCGCGCGTCATCGAACCGGCCGTCCGCGCCTGCCGGGAGTCGGGGATCCCGGTGTCGGGGCCCTGGCCGGCGGACAGCGTCTTCCGCGCTGCCATGGAGGGCGAATTCGACGTGGTGGTGGCCCACTACCACGACCAGGGCCTGATCCCGGTGAAGCTCCTGGGCTTCGGGAGGGCCGTCAACGTCACGCTCGGGCTGCCCTTCCCCCGCTTCTCCCCCGCCCACGGCACCGCCTTCGACATCGCCGGGGATGGCGTCGCCGACCCGTCCGGCATGCTCGCGGCCCTCCGCCTCGCCCTCGACACCCGCCCCTGA
- a CDS encoding DUF4832 domain-containing protein produces MGPRTMRLAWIGLRKLRLFGVVVLRLAAGGFLLAAGVDAVAMGSGRGAVATAATLRGDLNADGAVDAVDAAILAGYLAGSRTALPPGGGSADLDLDGAVTLPDLVTLLAVPGSDLAPGTSPPDNPLKGFLPYDGVYEGAEDFPHSLEWFYLPLKDLQTGFTTFSWSALEAKLNGIAGRGHQAVFRIYLDYPDRPYGMPAFLSHVPYHAYTEHGNGTHDTSYSPDYEHADLRTALRNFIAALGGRYDGDPRVGFITVGLLGFWGEWHTWPHEEWMASVTVMNEVLDAYGTAFHETRLLVREPKEGTGMGLRRLGFHDDSFAYSTLPPPDWHFWALMTAAGLQNTWRWNPIGGEVRPEVQDCIWDVPSCTPSGQGYDLCVDTTHASWLLNQGAFEGLVSPRRERAETGARRLGYDFGVTWARVLPTAAGRPLAVDLRIRNTGRAPFYYDWPVEWAAADGSGNLAATWTSGFDLTLLQPGETALWSFVQPIHGLAPGTYTLLMRGVNPLPGGKPLRFANADQDRDRPGWLTLGPLTVQP; encoded by the coding sequence ATGGGGCCTCGGACTATGCGGCTCGCGTGGATCGGCCTGCGAAAGCTCAGGCTTTTCGGGGTGGTGGTTCTCCGGTTGGCGGCCGGAGGGTTCCTTCTCGCGGCCGGCGTCGACGCCGTGGCCATGGGAAGCGGTCGCGGGGCGGTCGCGACGGCGGCGACCCTGCGGGGGGACCTGAATGCCGACGGCGCCGTGGACGCCGTGGATGCCGCCATCCTGGCGGGTTACCTGGCGGGCAGCCGCACGGCCCTTCCCCCGGGCGGCGGATCGGCCGACCTCGACCTCGACGGTGCCGTCACCCTTCCCGACCTCGTGACCCTCCTGGCCGTTCCGGGAAGCGACCTCGCGCCCGGGACCTCGCCCCCCGACAACCCCCTCAAGGGCTTTTTGCCCTACGACGGTGTTTACGAGGGGGCGGAAGACTTCCCCCACAGCCTGGAGTGGTTCTACCTTCCCCTGAAGGACCTCCAGACCGGCTTCACGACCTTTTCCTGGAGCGCGCTGGAGGCGAAGCTGAACGGCATCGCCGGCCGGGGCCACCAGGCGGTCTTCCGCATCTACCTCGACTACCCCGACCGGCCCTACGGGATGCCGGCCTTCCTTTCCCACGTGCCGTACCACGCCTACACCGAGCACGGGAACGGGACCCACGACACCAGCTACAGCCCCGACTACGAACACGCCGACCTGCGGACCGCCCTGCGCAATTTCATCGCCGCCCTGGGCGGACGCTACGACGGCGACCCCCGGGTCGGCTTCATCACCGTGGGCCTGCTGGGGTTCTGGGGGGAGTGGCACACCTGGCCCCACGAGGAGTGGATGGCCTCCGTGACCGTGATGAACGAGGTCCTGGACGCCTACGGCACGGCCTTCCACGAGACCCGCCTGCTGGTCCGGGAGCCCAAGGAGGGCACCGGCATGGGGCTGCGCCGCCTGGGCTTCCACGACGACTCCTTCGCCTACTCCACCCTGCCGCCCCCCGACTGGCACTTCTGGGCCCTGATGACGGCCGCGGGACTCCAGAACACGTGGCGGTGGAACCCGATCGGCGGGGAGGTCCGGCCGGAAGTCCAGGACTGCATCTGGGACGTCCCCTCCTGCACCCCGTCCGGCCAGGGGTACGACCTCTGCGTGGACACCACCCACGCCTCCTGGCTGCTGAACCAGGGCGCCTTCGAGGGGCTCGTCTCCCCGCGGCGGGAGCGGGCGGAAACGGGGGCCCGTCGGCTGGGCTACGATTTCGGGGTGACCTGGGCCCGGGTCCTCCCCACGGCCGCCGGCCGTCCCCTGGCCGTGGACCTGAGGATCCGGAACACCGGCCGGGCCCCGTTCTACTACGACTGGCCCGTCGAGTGGGCCGCCGCGGACGGCTCCGGGAACCTGGCGGCCACCTGGACGTCCGGTTTCGACCTCACCCTGCTGCAACCGGGTGAAACGGCCCTGTGGAGCTTCGTCCAGCCGATTCACGGCCTGGCGCCCGGGACCTACACCCTGCTGATGCGAGGGGTGAACCCCCTCCCCGGCGGCAAGCCCCTCCGTTTCGCCAATGCCGACCAGGACCGTGACCGCCCGGGATGGCTCACCCTCGGCCCCCTCACCGTCCAACCCTGA